One genomic segment of Mesoterricola silvestris includes these proteins:
- a CDS encoding response regulator gives MPPPIIPSHLPPQRLLLVDDDLILLETLQELLTAEGFTVTPASSGEEADELIGQIHPPFDLVLTDLVMPGKSGMDVLRAALARNPSCTVLVLSGYGTVREATEAMDKGAYGLVNKPLQIEAFRQTLRRIVERAHLIRERDGLAARVRELEERIGRLEAIQGRMEMLAQRMDPRTPEAGSLQLLKDLRARGILDEERFSAARKALLAGWKP, from the coding sequence TTGCCACCCCCCATCATCCCCTCCCACCTTCCCCCCCAACGCCTCCTCCTGGTGGATGACGACCTCATCCTCCTGGAGACCCTCCAGGAACTCCTGACAGCCGAAGGCTTCACGGTCACCCCCGCCTCCTCCGGCGAGGAGGCCGACGAGCTCATCGGCCAGATCCATCCGCCCTTCGATCTGGTGCTCACGGACCTGGTGATGCCGGGAAAATCGGGCATGGACGTGCTCAGGGCCGCCCTGGCCCGGAACCCCAGTTGCACCGTCCTGGTGCTGAGCGGGTACGGCACGGTGCGGGAGGCCACCGAGGCCATGGACAAGGGAGCCTACGGCCTGGTGAACAAGCCCCTGCAGATCGAGGCCTTCCGCCAGACCCTCCGGCGCATCGTGGAGCGGGCCCACCTCATCCGCGAGCGGGACGGCCTCGCGGCCCGGGTGCGGGAGCTGGAGGAGCGCATCGGCCGCCTGGAAGCCATCCAGGGCCGCATGGAAATGCTGGCCCAGCGCATGGATCCGCGCACGCCCGAAGCCGGGAGCCTCCAGCTGCTCAAGGATCTCCGGGCCCGGGGCATCCTGGACGAGGAGCGTTTCAGCGCGGCGCGCAAGGCCCTCCTCGCGGGGTGGAAGCCGTGA
- the flhB gene encoding flagellar biosynthesis protein FlhB, which translates to MADPSRTEKATPKRRQKAKEEGSILRVADLDATIMLWANFFLFLSLGAATVGGLAGAMTFILRTSGQAGYLVENNLHALALSLLQMVGRILGPFLLANFILALANQFAQHGFSFHMKLLVPKFDKLNPASGFKKLFSPQSVANLLKSILKFIIVAWVAYLVVVPRIPAILATMTYPMAQALEYFRETIFLLYRDIMLVMIALALGDFLYQRHQHEEGMKMTKQEVKDEAKDAEGNPEIKGKQKSLIFAAAMRRIMSKVPKASVVITNPTHFAVALRYDPTTAAPILVAKGVDHLALKIRERAKESGVPIVENPPLARAIYHNVDLDKPIPGELYQAVAQVLAYVYRLKSAA; encoded by the coding sequence ATGGCTGATCCCTCACGTACCGAGAAGGCCACCCCCAAACGAAGGCAGAAGGCCAAGGAGGAGGGGTCGATCCTGCGCGTGGCCGACCTGGACGCCACGATCATGCTGTGGGCCAATTTCTTCCTGTTCCTCTCCCTGGGCGCGGCCACCGTGGGCGGGCTCGCCGGAGCCATGACCTTCATCCTGCGCACCTCCGGCCAGGCCGGGTACCTGGTGGAGAACAACCTCCACGCCCTGGCCCTCAGCCTGCTCCAGATGGTGGGGCGGATCCTGGGCCCCTTCCTCCTGGCCAATTTCATCCTGGCCCTGGCCAACCAGTTCGCCCAGCACGGGTTCAGCTTCCACATGAAGCTGCTGGTGCCCAAGTTCGACAAGCTCAACCCCGCCTCGGGCTTCAAGAAGCTGTTCTCGCCCCAGTCCGTGGCCAACCTCCTCAAGAGCATCCTGAAGTTCATCATCGTGGCCTGGGTGGCCTACCTCGTGGTGGTGCCGCGCATCCCGGCCATCCTGGCCACCATGACCTACCCCATGGCCCAGGCCCTGGAATACTTCCGCGAGACCATCTTCCTGCTCTACCGGGACATCATGCTCGTGATGATCGCCCTGGCCCTGGGCGATTTCCTGTACCAGCGCCACCAGCACGAGGAGGGCATGAAGATGACCAAGCAGGAGGTCAAGGACGAGGCCAAGGACGCGGAAGGCAACCCCGAGATCAAGGGCAAGCAAAAGTCCCTGATCTTCGCCGCCGCCATGCGCCGGATCATGTCCAAGGTGCCCAAGGCCTCGGTGGTCATCACCAACCCCACCCATTTCGCCGTGGCCCTGCGCTACGATCCCACCACCGCCGCCCCCATCCTGGTGGCCAAGGGGGTGGACCACCTGGCCCTGAAGATCCGGGAGCGGGCCAAGGAATCCGGCGTGCCCATCGTGGAGAATCCCCCCCTGGCCCGGGCCATCTACCACAACGTGGACCTGGACAAGCCCATTCCCGGGGAGCTGTACCAGGCCGTGGCCCAGGTGCTCGCGTATGTGTACCGCCTCAAAAGCGCGGCCTGA
- a CDS encoding flagellar biosynthetic protein FliR, with the protein MPATLGSPALWVFTQARVLVFLLTLVRLTGLLATMPGFGQTRVLLQARVALVVLMAAVITPLAGVPRAPVETMWDLTGVAFTEFAAGLLLGLAVSWIVDMVSFAGQLMDTQMGFSFVQFLDPVSAHPVAVSGSLLNQVAMLLILVSGLHHQMIRALVESYRILPMGGTLAVNPQLVVVMMGQILVKGFQLAFPVLFTLFIVDFIAGIAGKFMPQLHLITLTFPLKIAIGLILLGVILREFSPWIGPLLEAAPREALRLLVSHG; encoded by the coding sequence ATGCCCGCCACCCTGGGGAGCCCCGCGCTCTGGGTCTTCACCCAGGCCAGGGTCCTCGTGTTCCTGCTCACGCTCGTGAGGCTCACGGGCCTTCTCGCCACGATGCCGGGCTTCGGGCAGACCCGGGTGCTCCTCCAGGCCCGGGTGGCCCTGGTGGTGCTCATGGCGGCCGTCATCACCCCCCTCGCGGGCGTTCCCCGCGCGCCGGTGGAGACCATGTGGGACCTCACGGGCGTGGCGTTCACGGAATTCGCCGCCGGCCTCCTCCTGGGGCTCGCCGTGAGCTGGATCGTGGACATGGTCTCCTTCGCGGGCCAGCTCATGGACACCCAGATGGGCTTCTCCTTCGTGCAGTTCCTGGACCCCGTCAGCGCCCACCCCGTGGCCGTGTCGGGATCCCTGCTCAACCAGGTCGCCATGCTCCTGATCCTCGTCTCGGGCCTCCATCACCAGATGATCCGGGCCCTGGTGGAGAGCTACCGCATCCTCCCCATGGGCGGGACGCTGGCGGTCAATCCGCAGCTGGTGGTGGTGATGATGGGCCAGATCCTGGTGAAGGGCTTCCAGCTGGCCTTCCCGGTGCTGTTCACGCTCTTCATCGTGGACTTCATCGCCGGCATCGCGGGCAAGTTCATGCCCCAGCTCCACCTCATCACCCTCACCTTCCCGCTGAAGATCGCCATCGGGCTCATCCTCCTGGGCGTCATCCTGCGGGAATTCTCCCCCTGGATCGGCCCCCTCCTGGAGGCCGCGCCCCGGGAAGCCCTGCGCCTGCTGGTGAGCCATGGCTGA
- the fliQ gene encoding flagellar biosynthesis protein FliQ, translating to MNEIVIVDIARDALRTALYVAGPALVVSMIVGLSISVFQVVTSLQDQTVAFVPKVVAVMATVVLCFPWMMRLLIQFTTRMFTEWNGVIKALN from the coding sequence ATGAACGAGATCGTCATCGTCGATATCGCCCGGGATGCCCTGAGGACGGCCCTCTACGTGGCCGGCCCGGCCCTCGTCGTCTCCATGATCGTGGGCCTTTCCATCTCCGTCTTCCAGGTGGTGACCAGCCTCCAGGACCAGACCGTGGCCTTCGTGCCCAAGGTCGTGGCCGTCATGGCCACCGTGGTGCTCTGCTTCCCCTGGATGATGCGGCTCCTGATCCAGTTCACCACCCGCATGTTCACGGAATGGAACGGCGTCATCAAGGCCCTCAACTGA
- the fliP gene encoding flagellar type III secretion system pore protein FliP (The bacterial flagellar biogenesis protein FliP forms a type III secretion system (T3SS)-type pore required for flagellar assembly.) has translation MKRFWPALLILLMAGAALHAQQAPANLPSLTVDFGKTPQGPALSATLQAVLLLTVLTLAPTILMTTTCFIRIIIVLGFMRQGMGTASTPSNQVLISLALVLSFFIMAPVGREINTTVLQPLNRNELTVDQALDKAAAPLKVFMLKHTRKKDIALFLGIAKAPPPQTKADVPMEVLMPAFLISELKTAFEIGFMIFLPFLIVDMVVASILLSMGMMMLPPVVISLPFKILLFVMVDGWYLIVGSLVRGFTG, from the coding sequence ATGAAGCGTTTCTGGCCCGCCCTCCTGATCCTTCTCATGGCCGGGGCGGCCCTCCACGCCCAGCAGGCCCCCGCGAACCTGCCCAGCCTCACCGTGGACTTCGGCAAGACTCCCCAGGGGCCGGCCCTCAGCGCCACCCTCCAGGCGGTGCTGCTCCTGACGGTGCTCACCCTGGCGCCCACGATCCTCATGACCACCACCTGCTTCATCCGCATCATCATCGTCCTGGGCTTCATGCGCCAGGGCATGGGCACGGCCTCCACGCCCAGCAACCAGGTGCTCATCAGCCTGGCCCTGGTGCTTTCGTTCTTCATCATGGCGCCGGTGGGCCGGGAGATTAACACCACGGTCCTGCAGCCCCTGAACCGCAACGAGCTCACGGTGGACCAGGCCCTGGACAAGGCCGCCGCGCCGCTGAAGGTCTTCATGCTCAAGCACACCCGCAAGAAGGACATCGCCCTGTTCCTGGGGATCGCCAAGGCGCCGCCGCCCCAGACCAAGGCCGACGTCCCCATGGAAGTGCTCATGCCCGCCTTCCTCATTTCCGAGCTCAAGACGGCCTTCGAGATCGGCTTCATGATCTTCCTGCCCTTCCTCATCGTGGATATGGTCGTGGCCTCCATCCTGCTGAGCATGGGCATGATGATGCTGCCGCCCGTGGTCATATCCCTGCCCTTCAAGATCCTGCTCTTCGTGATGGTGGACGGGTGGTACCTCATCGTGGGCTCGCTGGTGCGCGGGTTCACGGGCTGA
- a CDS encoding FliO/MopB family protein — MGIKGLILCATLLVAGPGALAQAPAPGPSERALQERYVPDDGKPTQGRGEAGAPSGWRALGSMLIVLGLAGGGLWAFRKWGAKRLPGSGGARLNVEETLALGDRRFVSILRADDEKFLIALGPQGVTLLARLDSVEAGGPADFATALAREADIATPMAVRDVEAMMRGEKP; from the coding sequence GTGGGGATCAAAGGTCTCATCCTGTGTGCAACCCTCCTGGTGGCGGGGCCGGGGGCCCTGGCCCAGGCGCCGGCGCCGGGGCCGTCGGAGCGGGCCCTCCAGGAAAGGTACGTGCCCGATGACGGTAAACCGACGCAGGGCCGCGGCGAGGCCGGTGCGCCTTCGGGCTGGCGGGCCCTGGGGTCCATGCTCATCGTGCTGGGGCTGGCGGGCGGAGGGCTGTGGGCCTTCCGCAAATGGGGGGCCAAGCGGTTGCCGGGCAGCGGCGGGGCGCGCCTGAACGTGGAGGAGACCCTGGCCCTGGGGGACCGCCGGTTCGTTTCCATCCTGAGGGCCGACGACGAGAAATTCCTCATCGCCCTGGGGCCCCAGGGGGTCACCCTCCTGGCGCGCCTGGACAGCGTGGAGGCCGGGGGCCCCGCGGACTTCGCCACGGCCCTCGCCCGGGAGGCCGACATCGCCACGCCCATGGCCGTGCGGGACGTGGAAGCCATGATGCGGGGGGAAAAGCCATGA
- a CDS encoding Cif family virulence factor, which yields MLLLPLTFVVASAVAQTGPALTPAAQSLVAAEYAFSDQSAKDGIRAAFMGAFHKDGLVFIPRAVNGLAYYGTQLEMGASLQWFPIRVDTSSAGDLGYSTGPYTFRSAKDAPDAAYGWFVSVWQREAGSPWKVRLDIGVSTPDPSELPAPKALPRSTAALPPAPAVSPSASTELTALDAAFGEDAAKNIQNAYKARVDTNVRLYRKGRFPLEGAGSLQRYLDPFPVTFQPAEAIVSGSGDLGFSRGTLTRKDPSGPQTSNYVHVWKKTGGSWKLAVEVEVPAK from the coding sequence ATGCTGCTTCTGCCCCTCACCTTCGTCGTAGCCTCCGCCGTGGCCCAGACCGGGCCGGCCCTCACGCCCGCGGCCCAGAGCCTCGTGGCGGCCGAGTATGCCTTCTCGGACCAGTCCGCCAAGGACGGGATCCGGGCCGCCTTCATGGGCGCCTTCCACAAGGACGGGCTGGTCTTCATCCCCCGGGCCGTCAACGGCCTCGCCTACTACGGCACCCAGCTGGAGATGGGGGCCTCCCTCCAGTGGTTCCCCATCCGCGTCGACACCTCCTCCGCCGGGGACCTGGGGTACTCCACCGGTCCCTACACCTTCCGGAGCGCCAAGGACGCCCCGGACGCGGCCTACGGCTGGTTCGTGAGCGTCTGGCAGCGGGAGGCCGGATCGCCCTGGAAGGTCCGCCTGGACATTGGCGTCTCCACCCCCGACCCCAGCGAACTGCCGGCCCCCAAGGCCCTGCCCCGCAGCACCGCCGCCCTGCCCCCCGCTCCCGCCGTCAGCCCCTCCGCCTCCACCGAACTCACGGCCCTGGACGCCGCCTTCGGCGAGGACGCCGCCAAGAACATCCAGAACGCCTACAAGGCCCGGGTGGACACCAACGTCCGGCTGTACCGCAAGGGCCGCTTCCCCCTCGAGGGCGCCGGCAGCCTCCAGCGCTACCTGGATCCCTTCCCGGTGACCTTCCAGCCCGCCGAGGCCATCGTCTCCGGCAGCGGCGACCTGGGCTTCTCCCGCGGCACCCTCACCCGCAAGGACCCCTCCGGCCCCCAGACCTCCAACTACGTCCATGTCTGGAAGAAGACCGGCGGTTCCTGGAAGCTGGCCGTGGAAGTGGAAGTGCCCGCCAAGTAA